The following DNA comes from Aerosakkonema funiforme FACHB-1375.
CTCCAATTTTTACCGAGTTGCTTGCATAAAATTCATCTAAACTTTACAAAAATCTTTTGATTGCAGGTTACAGTCTTCATAGATTGTGATTTATTATACTTATAACATGAGAAAAAAAAAATGATTAGCCTTCGGAATGTTAAAACTTTACTCGGAACCGCTGCTGCTGCTGCCTGCCTTTTCTCTGTGACCGGACAACAAGCGAACGCAGCGACGCTTAGCCCAAACTGGTCTTACACAATAGATTCGTTCAATGATGGAGCAGACTTATATAAAGTTGGCAGCAAAAGCTCTTACGAGCTTTATGGGATGGCGATGAAGGAAGAAAACGGCAAGGTTTTCGTAGCCATCAACGCTAACCTCGCTTTGACTGGACAAGCTGAACCGACCCATCCGGAAGTTCAAGATGGCAATGTTGGCTGGGGCGATTTGTTTTTCAATTTTTCAGGTTTGAGTTTCAAAGATGCTAGCGCTCAGGAAAAGTTGTTCGGTATTCGCTTTGCTGGAACTAATGATTCTGGTGCTGCAACAACAGGTCTTTATAGTGGTGTCAAAGCCAAGAGCGTAGGGTTTGAAAACTATTCCTATTCACGCTTCTCTAAGTATCAAAATTGGGTTGAAAACACAGCTACTGATTCCAACGGTCAGCATGGAAAAGTAGGTTTTGGAGATTTAACTGCGGCGGAAGCAAAGGATTACTTGACCAAGAAAAATGGTGTAGTTGAAGATACCTCTTATAGTATCCAAAACGTGATTGCTACAGGCAATAAGGTTGGTGATATCCAGGCTCTGAGTGCAGGAGAACTTGCTTCCCTCAATTTTGCACAATACAGCGCTACTGGCAGCCAAACTTTTGGGTTTAAATTCGATCGCAGCTTATTGCCAAGTGGTGATGCTTTAATCAGCCTTTTGGAAGAGTGCATCAATGATGGGATTGCTGTTAAAGTGACTTTGGCAGACAACGAACCACCCACTTCCATACCAGAACCGTCAGCTGTTGCTAGTTTGACTTTATTGGGTTTGGGTTTATTTGGTACTCAAATGCGTCGTCGTGCTTATCCAACTGTCAAAGTTGCCAAGTGAGCTTCTTTGCGATATTGAAAATTCTAAATCAGGGTTTACTCTATAGTCCACTTTGGTGGACTATAGTTTTTTTGAGACGATGGTAACCAATTTTTTCAGAACGGGTATCTGATGGGCTGTTCTTGTTGACTCATATGATGGACAGCAAATTCCCCCTAATAAAAATGCGTGAAACTATTGATTTTACAGGGTTGCAATTATGGGCTATTGCGAGGATATGATATCAGATATTGATTGACGGCTATTTTCTGTCTTTAAAAGAATAAAGCCCGCGCAGGCGGGCTTTGTTTGTGTCGGCGCGACTATAATCGTCCGCAAGCTACAAATTGGGTATCAACCTACCAGTTGGAGAAGTTGCAACAGGTTCATCGCCAGCAATATTTGCTACGGCGGCGGGAATTTCTGCTGGCGATTTAGTTTTCGCTTTGTTGAAATCGGTGATGAGTTTTTCCATCATTTCTGGGCGTCGATCGTACAATCGTTTTAGTTGCCGAGGTTCGCATTGGTTCATGGCGTAGGCGGTGATGATGGGTACGGCGATGGTACTATCGGTGTAACAAACAATTGTACTGGGCAATTCTTCGGGATCGACTTTACCCCAGCTGACTGCTTCGCTAGGCGTTGCACCGGATAAACCGCCTGTATCGGGACGCGCATCGGTCACTTGCACAAAGTAATCGTGACCCCGTTCTTCCAATCCCAATACTTCGTGCAGTTGCGGTTGTGTTTGCAACAGGAAGTTTTTCGGACTACCACCGCCGATAATTACTGCTGCACTTTTGCCTTCTACTTGATTTGTACCGGATTCGCGGGCGCAATATGCGATCGCAGCTGTTTCGTTAACATCCAGTGCTGGATCTAATACTAACTGAGAACCTTCTAATGCGATCGCCGCTACATTCATGCCGATCGAGCTATCTCCCGGAGAAGATGTATAGATGGGCACTCCGCATTCGTAAGCTGTCGCCAACAGGGAGGAATGTTTTACCCCCAGTTGCTTTTCTACTTCCCGCACATACTTACCCAACAGGTAATGAAATTCTGCTGTTCCCATTCGCTTCTGAAATTCTTCCGCTTGCAGAACTTTGCGGATGAAAGCATCGGTTTCCAGCAGCACATCATAGCCAAAGGTAATATCGTAAATGCGAATTGTACCTTCTTCCCGCAGCTTGATATCATCAAGAAACGGACTGCTAGCGAACAGTTCAAAACCCAAGCCGAAGTGAATATCGTGGTAAAGATTAGCACCAGTGCTAATCATCCAGTCAATAAAGCCGTTGCGAATTAGGGGTGCTAAAGCTGCTACCCCCATTCCGGCGGGTGTCATCGCACCGGAGAGACTGACTCCCACCGTTACGCCTTCTTGGAAAACTTCGCGACTGAGTAGGTGACAGATTTCGCGCAACCGAGCGGAGTTGTAGGCGGTAAAATAATTATCGATTAAATCGACCACGCCAATTTCTTTGGGCATGGGGGCGGGTGCGATTTTGCGACCAGACTTTTTTGACATTTTTGCACTCCTAAAAGAAGGGGTTAGGGATTAGGGACTAGGGGCTAGGGGAAGAGAGAAAGTAGGGGCTAGGGAACAGTTTTTAGGAATGAGTAAAAAAATACTCGTCGATAAGTTGATTTAACTCGCGCTTGAGTATAAAAGACTTGTCGATGAGTTTTCTTCCCTTAGTTCATAACCCCTATTTCTTTCATCACCTTCAAGTAGCATTCGTATGCTGCTTTGCTAAAACAAACAAAGGTTACTTGTTCGATTGAGGTATTTCGCTGCCAAAATTTCCTAACTTCGGTGACAGCTATTTTAGTTGCGCGTTCGAGGGGAAATCCATACACACCAGTGCTGATAGCTGGGAAGGCAATAGTGCGGATGTTGTTTTTTTCTGCCAGTTCCAGACAGCGACGATAACAACTCGCTAATAACTCATCCTCCTTATAATTGCCACCTTGCCAAATAGGGCCTACTGTATGGATTACCCATTTGGCGGGTAGTTTGTAACCCTTGGTGATTTTAGCATCGCCTGTTTCGCAACCATTCAATTTTTTACATTCTTCATACAATTCCGATCCGGCGGCGCGGTGAATTGCCCCATCTACGCCACCACCACCCAGTAAGGAGTTATTGGCGGCGTTGACGATCGCATCCACCTGTTGTATGGTAATATCGCCTTCGATAACTGCGATTCGGTTTTGTTCCATTTTTGATTCTCAGAGTTTTTGACTTTGCGTGTTTTGTGGTTTTCGGTGCATTGTCTGAATTGCATTATCAAACTCAATCCAAACCTCCTGAGAAAAGCGGCTGAAGCTATAACCGCCAGCACGAAAAACTTTGTAATGATCTAACCAAACCACTAATAGGGTAGCATTGAAAAACAGGCGATGTAGCAGATCTGTGCAATATAATTGCCAAGTTGAGCGGCGATATCGTATTTTTCCTAACTGCTCGGACTGGAAATAAATGTGTTGGTTTTCATCTCGTAAAATTTGTTGACAAAGCTGTTTTAAAACTGCCGATCGCGTGGCATCTGCCAATGCCTTATAATAAACTAAAGCCATTAATTCTGCTGTTAACAAAACTGCGATCGCAAATTCTAAGTTGGCCAATTTTCGCAATTTGCGAAATATTGTATCTGTCCAGTGACGCTGTGCTAGAGGAATTTCCTGCTGTTTCATAAATCGAGCCAAATCAGCGGCGTGTCGTTGTTCCTCCGCAATAAAAAGTTTTAAGGTTTCCACATAAACACTATCTCCAGATATAGCAGCGTAGGCACGGGCGGCTTTTAATAGATTAGTACCTTCGGAACTTTCACCTAATTGAAAGCTGCGGATAGAGTTAGAGATATTTGTTTTCTCTATGTCGCTGAGTCGATAGGAAGCTTCCCAAGGAATGGGTAGCAGATTTTCACGATTGAAACGAAAGTATTCTAACCATTCTGTTGATGTTTTGCTAAAATTATGCTTGTCTGTTGCAGGCATTTCCTCTATAAGACTGTTGTCAAATAATTTATGGCTAATTAAGTCCTGTGCTTTCTGCCCAAATTTTGTAGTGGTCTTCATTGCGTTTTTGTCTCCAGTTTTGGCAGTTTCGTATTACTACTACGTGAAAATCTGCCTTTCCCGATTGGTTGGAACAGAAATAAAATCTCCGCAACAGAAAGCGGGCGACCCACTACTGAAGAGGGGTCATAGATGCCCAAAAAACGCCATAAAGCTGAAAAAAACAGAAAAATAGTGTAAAATAAATTTTCTCAGTCTAGAAGAGATTGGACTTGGCCAAGATTGCTGCTTAATTTAAGCAATTCTCAACTATGCCCAAGAAACCCCGCTCGCTCAAAATAGGTGAAGGTAAACCATCTCAGCAATATCCCGAAGAAAATTGGCACTCTTTTCGGGAAATTTTGCGGCGGTTGCACGCTGAAGGTATTTATATTCATTCGGAACAACTAGCTGAATTCTTTCTAGCGCACGGACTACCTGTAGATTTGTCCTACGTCCCGCAGCGTTTGAAAGAAAAAGCTATTGACATCAATAATAATTACCGAGGCGATATGGCGCGTAGTGAAGAAGTGGACGATGGCACTGTTTGGGATTTTATATAGCTCAGATGAGATAATCTATCTTATCTATAGTGAATCTATAGTGAAGTTAGCAGGGTAAAGTTCTGTAAGGCAATTTTGTTGTTTCAAGCTGAATGAAAAATACTACCAATCTCGATCGAAACGAAATCCCAGAAGCCAGTAACTCGGAGGAAGACATATCGCTGACATCCGAACAGTACCAGCGTAAGATGCAGCGACGTAAGGAAGTGCAAGAACAGCGGCTGGCTGAGAGAACAATAGAAAAGGGTTTAATAATTGTTCACACTGGCAATGGCAAGGGGAAAACTACTGCTGCTTTGGGGATGGTGCTGCGATCGCTCGGTCACGGTTACCGCGTGGCGATCGTACAATTTATTAAAGGAGCCTGGGAACCAGCCGAAAAAGCTGCCTTCAGTCGCTGGGCCGACCTGCTAGAATTTTACGCGATGGGAGAAGGCTTCACTTGGGAAACTCAAGATAGAGAGCGAGATATTCAGAAAGCTCACCAAGCGTGGGAAACGTCGTTAACTTTTATCCGCAATCCTGAATATAAACTGGTGCTTCTCGATGAAGTCAATGTCGCCTTGAAGCTGGGATACTTGACAGTGGAGAAAGTTCTAGCCGGACTGGAACAAAAGCCAGAGCAAACTCATGTTATCCTAACTGGCAGAGGCGCACCGCGAGCTTTAATCGATCGAGCCGACTTAGTGACAGAAATGACACTCATCAAGCATCCGTTTCGCGAACAAGGTGTAAAAGCTCAACCGGGTATCGAATATTAATTTTGGATTTTGGATTTTGGATTTTAGATTTAATCCAAAATCCAAAATCTAAAATCTAAAATTTATTGATAGTTCGCCTTACACATACTCAAAATGCGTTGGTCGTTTTCGCTAACGCTGGTAATCTGGTGATAGTCTTGCAGTTTTACCGTTAAGGGAAAAGTGACAGCATCAAATCTGTTGCTGGGAGAAGTGCTTCCGACAGCTACAGGTTGAAACTCTTGTCCCTCATCCGGAGTTTCCTGAGCGATTTCTGCATCGGGAGAAGCTAAACTCACTTTCAGCTGCTGTGCTTGCAGGGTGCCTCGAAAACAACTAAACTCGGAGCTGGGCATATAGAAAGCGCCGATCGCTTGCCCATCCCTTACCTCAAACACCATATATTCCT
Coding sequences within:
- the cobO gene encoding cob(I)yrinic acid a,c-diamide adenosyltransferase, which translates into the protein MKNTTNLDRNEIPEASNSEEDISLTSEQYQRKMQRRKEVQEQRLAERTIEKGLIIVHTGNGKGKTTAALGMVLRSLGHGYRVAIVQFIKGAWEPAEKAAFSRWADLLEFYAMGEGFTWETQDRERDIQKAHQAWETSLTFIRNPEYKLVLLDEVNVALKLGYLTVEKVLAGLEQKPEQTHVILTGRGAPRALIDRADLVTEMTLIKHPFREQGVKAQPGIEY
- a CDS encoding XDD3 family exosortase-dependent surface protein → MISLRNVKTLLGTAAAAACLFSVTGQQANAATLSPNWSYTIDSFNDGADLYKVGSKSSYELYGMAMKEENGKVFVAINANLALTGQAEPTHPEVQDGNVGWGDLFFNFSGLSFKDASAQEKLFGIRFAGTNDSGAATTGLYSGVKAKSVGFENYSYSRFSKYQNWVENTATDSNGQHGKVGFGDLTAAEAKDYLTKKNGVVEDTSYSIQNVIATGNKVGDIQALSAGELASLNFAQYSATGSQTFGFKFDRSLLPSGDALISLLEECINDGIAVKVTLADNEPPTSIPEPSAVASLTLLGLGLFGTQMRRRAYPTVKVAK
- a CDS encoding ferritin-like domain-containing protein, whose translation is MKTTTKFGQKAQDLISHKLFDNSLIEEMPATDKHNFSKTSTEWLEYFRFNRENLLPIPWEASYRLSDIEKTNISNSIRSFQLGESSEGTNLLKAARAYAAISGDSVYVETLKLFIAEEQRHAADLARFMKQQEIPLAQRHWTDTIFRKLRKLANLEFAIAVLLTAELMALVYYKALADATRSAVLKQLCQQILRDENQHIYFQSEQLGKIRYRRSTWQLYCTDLLHRLFFNATLLVVWLDHYKVFRAGGYSFSRFSQEVWIEFDNAIQTMHRKPQNTQSQKL
- a CDS encoding homospermidine biosynthesis protein, translated to MSKKSGRKIAPAPMPKEIGVVDLIDNYFTAYNSARLREICHLLSREVFQEGVTVGVSLSGAMTPAGMGVAALAPLIRNGFIDWMISTGANLYHDIHFGLGFELFASSPFLDDIKLREEGTIRIYDITFGYDVLLETDAFIRKVLQAEEFQKRMGTAEFHYLLGKYVREVEKQLGVKHSSLLATAYECGVPIYTSSPGDSSIGMNVAAIALEGSQLVLDPALDVNETAAIAYCARESGTNQVEGKSAAVIIGGGSPKNFLLQTQPQLHEVLGLEERGHDYFVQVTDARPDTGGLSGATPSEAVSWGKVDPEELPSTIVCYTDSTIAVPIITAYAMNQCEPRQLKRLYDRRPEMMEKLITDFNKAKTKSPAEIPAAVANIAGDEPVATSPTGRLIPNL
- a CDS encoding O-acetyl-ADP-ribose deacetylase codes for the protein MEQNRIAVIEGDITIQQVDAIVNAANNSLLGGGGVDGAIHRAAGSELYEECKKLNGCETGDAKITKGYKLPAKWVIHTVGPIWQGGNYKEDELLASCYRRCLELAEKNNIRTIAFPAISTGVYGFPLERATKIAVTEVRKFWQRNTSIEQVTFVCFSKAAYECYLKVMKEIGVMN